In Ptychodera flava strain L36383 chromosome 21, AS_Pfla_20210202, whole genome shotgun sequence, a genomic segment contains:
- the LOC139121842 gene encoding uncharacterized protein produces the protein MSIQFAAAIFLLSSIYGVFGSDVFKCDFEENEMCGFVQQKTDGFDWLRRGGSTPTQETGPSGDHTLVNGTGHYIHIEASNRGVGSMARLETPSFDRMSPHYCVHFFYHMYGKHIGSLNVFAEIIDNHRSVDSVLLWNETGQQGNEWLERKVLVNITDDIEDFKIIFEGVRGPNFKGDIGVDDVTITDETCEEKHIQHVDCPEVMTVPDIESVAAMLEATTVLDNMTADQWANSSSASAVMSAAPQTITMTTLLIIVCCGVAFWTVIFLFVTIYILSHKPPTVEQLMKKYQNKQNSRHMLNNELETMAAGTTIANQTADLSLNNTPNDELTAATNSNQDVLEESKDKHYFNKRIDACRYDSKGVELSEASSDDSDDFVLCSQGSEEGSLFKELLQHFPKMNHSNMV, from the exons GAGTATTTGGTTCCGACGTATTCAAATGCGATTTTGAAGAGAATGAAATGTGTGGTTTCGTGCAGCAGAAGACTGATGGCTTTGACTGGCTGCGACGAGGTGGTTCAACGCCAACCCAAGAAACAGGACCCAGTGGAGACCACACTCTAGTCAACGGAACAG GTCATTATATTCATATCGAAGCATCAAACCGAGGAGTAGGATCTATGGCACGTTTGGAAACGCCTTCCTTCGACAGAATGTCTCCGCATTACTGCGTTCACTTTTTCTACCACATGTACGGAAAACACATCGGATCTCTGAACGTCTTCGCCGAGATCATCGACAACCATCGGAGCGTCGACAGCGTTCTTCTCTGGAATGAAACCGGCCAACAGGGAAACGAGTGGCTTGAGAGGAAAGTGTTAGTAAACATTACTGACGATATCGAAGACTTTAAG ATTATTTTTGAGGGAGTTCGGGGTCCAAACTTTAAGGGTGATATCGGTGTTGATGACGTCACCATAACTGATGAGACGTGCGAAGAAAAAC ATATACAACACGTGGACTGCCCAGAAGTCATGACAGTACCCGATATTGAGTCTGTGGCCGCAATGTTGGAAGCGACAACAGTATTGGACAATATGACAGCTGACCAATGGGCGAATTCTAGTAGTGCTTCAGCCGTTATGTCTGCGGCTCCTCAAACTATCACCATGACAACTCTGCTGATTATAGTGTGTTGCGGAGTAGCTTTCTGgactgtgatatttttgttcGTCACCATTTACATTTTGAGTCACAAACCTCCGACTGTTGAGCAGCTGATgaagaaatatcaaaacaaacaaaattcgcGCCACATGTTAAATAATGAGCTGGAAACCATGGCTGCTGGGACGACTATTGCTAATCAAACTGCAGATCTCTCACTTAATAACACTCCCAATGATGAACTTACAGCAGCAACCAATTCAAATCAAGACGTCCTGGAGGAGAGTAAAGACAAACACTATTTTAACAAACGGATAGATGCTTGTCGCTATGACAGCAAGGGTGTTGAACTCTCAGAGGCATCATCGGATGATAGCGACGATTTCGTTCTTTGCAGCCAAGGCAGTGAGGAAGGCAGCCTATTTAAGGAACTTCTACAACACTTTCCAAAAATGAATCATTCAAACATGGTGTAA
- the LOC139121843 gene encoding STAGA complex 65 subunit gamma-like: MTSRWGDLPGPSSPAVSVVEVELPFVQPQPMEIEAPRLHQPSQQRSTVTQLPAELCQQDPISIHTIQLLKHNRKVRSMISLAQQHHHQQDHKSTEKELSRLPSLPTPLTPSRGVRPWENSERLQMDTIELHDATVRQLTRRAVATICAHAGFENCQESVLETLTDALGDYNQKVCQLLRYAVDREALTGSTGFQDVLQQVFHEIGISSFKTLQVFWETRIRNYHKQVHNRALQLRQEYEKHRNPKGRSNEDHNNVRIKEEPLSEIQFPLGDSEGHEPSENLLDLHSISSALDLEESSCSSNVTDPDSPQWSLSYIKTEAQDRVSALDSLSESVVEQQDYTTQNDDEESKDNSMKNSEGLSPLPES, translated from the exons ATGACGTCTCGCTGGGGAGACCTACCTGGGCCATCATCGCCCGCAGTCTCCGTCGTTGAAGTAGAACTTCCCTTCGTCCAACCTCAACCGATGGAGATTGAAGCGCCCCGACTCCACCAACCGTCTCAACAGAGAAGTACAGTCACTCA ATTGCCAGCTGAGCTTTGTCAACAAGATCCTATCAGCATACATACAATCCAACTTTTGAAGCACAATAGAAAAGTTAGATCCATGATTTCCTTAGCACAGCAACACCATCACCAGCAAGATCAT aaaTCCACAGAAAAAGAGCTTTCACGGTTACCGAGTTTACCAACACCTCTCACACCGAGTAGAGGAGTAAGGCCATG GGAGAACAGTGAAAGGTTACAGATGGACACCATTGAACTCCACGACGCCACAGTCAGACAGCTAACAAGGAGAGCTGTTGCTACAATCTGTGCACATGCTGGATTTGAAA ATTGTCAAGAATCTGTGCTGGAAACGTTAACAGATGCTCTGGGCGATTACAATCAGAAAGTGTGCCAGCTTTTGAGATATGCAGTTGACAGAGAAGCCTTAACTGGCAGCACAGGTTTTCAG GACGTACTTCAGCAGGTTTTTCATGAGATTGGTATCAGCAGTTTCAAAACTCTTCAAGTATTCTGGGAGACCAGGATCAGAAACTACCACAAACAAGTCCACAATCGTGCACTTCAGCTGAGACAAGAGTATGAAAAACACAGG AATCCCAAAGGTAGAAGTAACGAAGATCACAATAATGTCAG GATAAAGGAAGAGCCACTGTCCGAAATTCAGTTTCCTCTGGGTGACAGCGAAGGTCATGAACCCAGTGAAAATTTGCTTGACCTACATAGCATCAGCAGTGCTTTAGATCTTGAAGAATCATCATGCTCCAGCAATGTCACTGACCCGGACTCACCTCAGTGGTCTCTCTCCTACATCAAAACAGAAGCCCAAGATAGGGTGTCTGCTTTGGACTCCCTAAGTGAGAGTGTGGTGGAACAACAGGACTACACAACACAG AATGATGATGAAGAGAGTAAAGACAACAGCATGAAAAATTCTGAGGGTTTGTCACCACTCCCAGAGAGTTAG